A window of Mucilaginibacter robiniae genomic DNA:
AAAAGGGCGTTGGTTACCCAATAGCTTACGGGTACCATCATAAGTAGCACGCGCCATTTGCATGCCATAAACGTTGCGTACTTCGGGCATAAATTTGTCACCAAACATCACATTCGGAGGGATGTTCTGGTTCCAAACGGCTGGCTCATTCATATCGTTCCAGAAACCGGAAACACCAGGCTCCGTCAAAGCTGTAAAAGCAGCTCCCCACCACTCGCGCACATCTTCCCGAAAGAAGTCTGGAAAGTGGCATCGGCCCGGCCATACCTCGCCTATATAGTTTTCTCCATTAGGGTAGGTAGCAAAGTAGTCGCGTTCCAAACCTTCTTCATATTGCTGATAACCTTCTTCAATCTTGATTCCCGGATCTACAATCGTAACCAGTTTAAAGTTCATGGCTTTCAGCCGGTCAATTAATTCTTTAGGCTTGGCAAACGTTTCCTTATTCCAAGTGAATATTTTGAAGCCCTCCATGTAATCAATATCGCAGTACATCACATCGGCCGGTATTTGCCGCTGACGGAAACCTTCGGCAATCTCCAGCACTTCCTGGGCACTCATATAGCTCCAGCGGCATTGCTGATAACCTAAAGTCCACAAAGGCGGCATTTCCATACGGCCGGTTAGCCAGGTATAATCTTCAATAATGCCGGCAACGGTTTGTGCACCAAAAAAGTAATAGTTTAAATCACCATCATCAGCGCCCAGCCACATGAACTGGTTATCGCTTGAGGCAGCAAAATCAAAGTAGCTTTTTTGCGGATTATCTAAAAATAAACCATAAGTAAGGCCGCTATGTACACCGATGTAAAATGGAAAACTCTCATACAACGGGTCGGTTAATGAATTATGATCGGGTGCATCAGTGTTCCAGTTAATGTAAGAACTGCCCCGCCGGTTCAGGTTACCTACTTTTTCGCCCAAGCCTAAAAAATTTTCATCAGCATGTACTTTCCGGTAGTTAGTCACCCTGCTGTTTTGCCAGCTGGTACCAAAGCGTTCATCATCCTGGCTTAGTAGTTTACCATCTGTAGTGTAGAAGGCAAAGCGTAAAGGCGACTTACTAATACGTAGCTGTAAAGCTGAGGTATGTACGGTAATCTCCTGTTCGGTCTCCTGATACGCAATCTCCTGCAAAGGGTCCTGAATCACAGCAAACGATGCATCCTGCTGTTCGGGCTTGCGGGTGATATTGACACGAATAATAGTGGGGCTATAGATGCTAACCTGAGCTTCGGCTTCGGGTGTCTGAATAATAAGCTGGTGAGAATGGCTGATAACCTGCTGGGTATTTCCTAATACTTTATAATCCATAAGGATAAAGGGGGAGTTTATGATGGTAAACTAAGTTTCAGAACGATTAATGAACAGTAACTGACAGATGATAGTTTGCCAGGATGAAAATTATGTGGAATTAGAGGATAATGTAACAAATTGATAAAGGTTGTTTAACCAAAGCATGCCTTAAGTAAAATTATACCTGATTTATATTTACATTAGGTGTTATGAAACACCTTTCCGCTTTATTGCTGCTTGTTTTATTCAGTATTTCTTTATCAGCACAACAAACGCAAAAGCCAATGCTGTATGGCAGCAGTTGGATGGCGGTTACCGGCAAACCCATGGCGGCAACGGCAGGCTCTATGATTTTCCAACAGGGAGGCAATGCCGTTGATGCTGCCTGTGCCATGCTGGCAGCTACCTGCACCATGTGGGATACCCTGAGCTGGGGTGGTGAAACTCAGGCCCTGATTTATGACCCAAAAACGCATAAAGTAATTGCCATTAATGCAATGGGGGTAGCACCTACCGGCGCAACAGTCAACTACTTTAAAAGCAAAGGCTACAATTTCCCGCCCGAGTATGGACCATTGGCTGCCACAACGCCCGGTACACCCGGTGGTTTAATTTTTATGCTGATGAATTATGGTACCATGAGCCTGAAACAGGTACTGGCACCAGCCATGCACATGGCTGCTGGTTACGCCATAGAAGCACAAGCGGCTAATACGATTGAGCGTGATAAAGATATGCTGAAACAATGGCCATACAGTAAAAAAGTATTCTTAACTCATGCCGGCGAAAAACGTGAAGCACCTGAACCCGGCGAAATATTTATTCAGCAGGATTTGCTGCAAACTTTAACTAAAATGATAGCTGCCGAAACTGATGCGTTGAAAAAAGGCAAAAGCCGTAAGGAAGCTTTGATGGCCGCCTACGATCGTTTTTACAAAGGAGACATTGCCCGCGAGTTTGTACGAGGCTGCCAGGAGCAAGGAGGCTTAATTACTTTACAAGATTTAGCCAACTGGAAGCCGGTGCAAGAAGAACCTTTAATGGTAAACTACAAAGGTATTGATGTTTACAAGCTACAGCAATGGACACAAGGCCCCATGCTGCTGCAAGCCTTGAATATTCTGGAAAACTTTGATTTGAAGAGCATGGGTTATAACAGCCCCAAGTATATCCATACGGTTTACCAAGCCATGAACCTATCATTTGCCGACCGTGATTTTTATTACGGCGATCCTCAGTATAGTAAAGATCAACCCATGAAGGGCTTATTAAGCAAGGCTTATGCGAAGCAACGGGCTGCGCTCATTAACTTTGATAAGAATGATGCCAGGATTGGCCCTGGTGACCCATACCCGTTTGAAGGAAAGGCGAACCCTTACATCAACCTGCTGAAATCTCGTGGCTTTGAAATGGACACGACCAGACGCAATTTTGCCCCTAAGCACGATTTAGGAAACAATACACCTAAGGATTTATATCAGGATCGGTTATGGCGTGGCACTACCTCTATTGAAGCGGCCGATAAAGAAGGATGGGTAGTATCAGTAACGCCTAGCGGTGGTTGGCTACCGGCTTGCATTGCTGGTAATACAGGCGTAGGCATGAGTCAGCGTATGCAAAGCTTTGTGCTGGATTCAACCCTGAATCCATTCAATGTGGTAACACCCGGTAAACGCCCAAGGGTAACGCTTTCCCCTTCGCTTTTCCTGAAAGATGGTAAGCCTTTTTTATCCGCAGCGGTACAAGGTGGTGATACGCAAGACCAGAACCTGCTGCAATTCTTTTTAGATGTAGCCGAATTTGGCATGACGGTGCAGCGCGCCACCGAAGCACCTAACTTCAATACCAATCAGCTTTGGCTATCATTAGGTGGTACTAAAACTACCGACCGTGAACCTAAGCCAGGTCAGATATTACTAAACAGCAATACCCCTGCTGTTATACGTGATGAACTCAAGAAAATGGGTTACACCCTAAGCTTTACCGAACGTACCAGCGGCCCCATTAATGCCGTATATTTCGATTGGAAGCATGGCAGCTTATGGGGCGGTTCCAGTAATCATGGTGAAGATTATGGTATAGGATGGTAGTACGTACATGCTACTAATAAAAGTTGATAAAAAACGAAAGTCCTGCCATGTGGCAGGACTTTCGTTTTTTATTTATAATCAGGTTGGTAAACCCTTTTATATTTATGCCCAAAGATTTTCTGGGTAAGTACCATTTTGTACCAGTTCAGAAATGCTGGCTTGTACAATTGGTTTATCTTCTTTGTAAGTTACACCAAACCATTTATTAGCAGTTGGGATAACTTTGAAGCTGGCAGTACCATTTTTAATCAGCTCATCAGCTACCAACGGGATGAAGAACTCTGCTTTCGGATTGGTTTCATTAGCCTCCACAAATTTTTTGAACATGGGTTCGCTTTGTTTAAACACAGCAGGTGTAAAGCCCCAGAAGTTCATGGATACGCGGGTATCAGGCGCTAATTGGTTTTCGCCAGTAGCATCTTTGTAAAATACATCCCCATCTTTAAAGTAAACTTCGGTACGCTCGTTGATTTCAACCATGTTACCTTTTTCGTCTACTTTACATACACCGCGAGATACAGAACCGTAATCAGACAAGGTTTTGTCGATTTGGTAACCAATCAATGAATATTGTTCATCAGATACTTCGCTGGTTAAAAAATCGGCCATTTTTTTGAAGGCATCATAACCATAAAAGTCGTCGGCGTTAATTACGCAGAAAGGCTCATTAATTTGGTTACGGGCAGCCAATACGGCATGGGCAGTACCCCATGGTTTTGAACGCTCAACTTCTTTATCTATACCAAAAGGTTTCAGGTCGTAGCTTTGAAACACATAATCAGTTTCAACACGGCCTTGCAATTTAGGTTCAAATTTAGCTTTGAAAGCTTCAGCAAATTCTTCACGAATGATAAAGCTTATTTTGCCAAAGCCTGCTTTAATGGCATCATATATTGAGTAATCAATAATCGTTTCACCGTTGGGACCAAAGCCATCAACTTGTTTCATGCTGCCATAGCGGCTGGCCATACCGGCAGCCAATATGAGTAGGGTAGGTTTCATAAATTTCTAATAATTTTACATATACGGTTAATAACCTATAAAGTTTCGCTGTGACAATGAATGTGTAATTTACACAGTCAGCTTATTTTATATACCGGAAATCTTGTCCGGCTTCAATATTTAATAAAGTTTCATAAATCAGCCTAATCACGTTGTCCACATCTTCTTTATGAATCATTTCTACCGTAGTGTGCATATAGCGCAACGGTAATGAAATCAAAGCAGATGGCACACCATCGTTAGAATAAGCAAAAGCATCGGTATCTGTACCGGTAGAGCGTGAAGACGCCTGGCGCTGAAACGGAATATTTGCTTTTTGTGCCGATTCAATTAACAGTTTGTTCAAGTTGTTTTGTACTGCCGGAGCATAAGAGATTACTGGTCCGCGACCACAAGCCAAATCTCCCTGTACAATCTTATTAATCATCGGGGTTTGGGTATCATGCGTTACGTCAGTAACAATAGCCACGTTAGGCTTAATGCGATGCGCAATCATTTCAGCACCACGTAAACCAATTTCTTCCTGTACGGCGTTCACGATGTACAAACCGAAAGGCAGGGTTTTGTTGTTTTCTTTCAATAAACGGGCTACTTCAGCAATCATGAAGCCGCCAGCGCGGTTATCTAACGCGCGGCCTACGTAGTAGCGGTTGTTTAAGGTGATAAATTCATCCTCATAGGTAATAACGCAACCTACATGAATGCCCATTTTTTCTACTTCTTCTTTTGAGGTGCAGCCGCAATCCAGAAAAATATTTTTCAGGGTAGGGGCTTCTTCTTTTTCACCGCCGGTACGGGTATGTATAGCCGGCCAGCCAAATACTGCTTTAACTATGCCATTATCGGTATGAATGTTTACCCGTTTAGATGGCGCAATCTGGTGGTCGGAACCGCCGTTGCGGATAACGTAAATCAAACCATCGCTGGTGATATAATTTACAAACCAGGATATTTCATCGGCATGGGCCTCAATAACTACTTTGTACTCTGCCTCAGGGTTGATAACGCCTACTGCTGTACCGTAGTTATCTACATAAAAGTTGTCGATATAAGGTTTAATATATTCCAGCCATAATTTCTGGCCTTCCCACTCAAAACCAGTGGGAGATGGATTATTGATATATTTTTCAAAAAAAGCAAGGGAAGTATCCGTTACCACAGGCGTATGCTGTGGCTGGTTGGTTTCTTGTTCAGCCATAAAGAATGTTAAAAATAGACAAATGCAGGCCGGAAGCCTGAGCAAATATAATAAAGCGGCTTATAAAGCCAAGGTTAGCCTGTATTTGTGTGAAAATTTATTACTAGGATAATATAAGCTTTACAAATGTAAAATTGTTTGTTTAGCTGGTAAATATTGATGCAGGTGAGTTATTGAAAAACAAGTACTGACAAAATAGTGCCACCACTGACAATGGTTTGTCAGTGTTACAGGGTGTTACACACTGAAACATGTAACACCTGTAACACTTTTTAGGATTGTTGCTGAAGATGTCAAATAGAAAGCTTTATAAATCTTTCTCTAAAATCAGGTAATTAATTCCTTTACGGGTAAACGTTTCACCATTTTCCTGAAAGCCATGCTTGTAATAAAAATTAGTGGCCGTGCTGCGTGCATTGCACCACAGGCGGGTACCACCCTGGCTTTTGGCAAAATCGCTAATGTGTTGTAATATAGCTGTACCAACACCCTGGTTTTGCATAGAAGGTGAAACCGCAAACTTGCGAAACTGGTAATCAGTACCCTGCTGAAATAAAGAAATTACCCCAACCAAATCATCCTGGTAAAAGGCTCCAAAATGTAAACCATAGTTATCTTCTTCCATCTCCATAGCATATAGTGGCTCGTTGGGGTAAAGTACTTCGCGGCGCAAACGCCAGGTAAGTTCGGGACGTATTTGTTCAATTATTAAGTTTTCCAAGGGCTTTAAATAGTAAAATACTTTACCAAAGTAAACAGATTTATAGGCACTATGCTAATCACTGCCTTAATATAAAATTTGGTTTATACCTGTAAATGAAACATATATAATCTGCAAACAGGTAATTTATAACCATTCTAAATTGCTGTGTTTGACAAAGCCTTGACAGTGCAATTTCCCATTGCCGTTAATTTTGTGAGATAAAGTTTTGTTAAAAATAAATTCGCTTTGAAGTATCTAAAGGTCATTGCTTTTACGCACAAACAGGTTGAACTGAAAGATTTAGGGAAGTTGGTTATCTGCCAGGAGCATATTACGCCTATACTTGAGCATGTCAAGAAAAGATTTCAAATACCTGAAATGTTTTATCTGGCTACTTGTAACCGGGTAGAATTTGTAATGGCTACTTCAGAAAAGGTTGATAAAGCTTTTGCGCAGGAGTTTTTAAATGCATTAGGTATTGGCTTGTGCCCTTACTACATGAATACCTTTATCGATGCCGCTTCTATATACGAAAACCAGGATGCTTTAAACCACTTACTACGTATTTCCTGCTCGTTGGAAAGTTTAGTAGTGGGAGAAAAGGAGATTTTGGCCCAGGTACGTAAAGCCTACGAAGGCTGCCGTGAAGCTGGCCTTACCGGCGATTATCTGCGTATGGTAATGAGTTGCGTAGTGAAAACAGCTAAAGAAGTTTATACACATACCAATATTTCCCGTCACCCAATATCGGTAGTATCTTTAGCTTACCGCAAGCTGAAAGATTTAAAGCAATGCTCTAACTCACGGGTATTAATTATTGGTGCTGGCGAAACCAACCGCAATATTTCTAAATACCTGCAAAAACATAAGTATTCAAACTTTGCCGTGTTTAACCGTACACTCGCTAATGCCGAAACACTGGCTGCCGATCTGAACGGCGAAGCGTATGATTTGGAAGCTTTGAAAACTTACAACAAAGGTTTTGATGTAATTATTACTTGTACATCAGCTACACAGCCCATTATTACAACTGAGATTTATAAAACTTTATTGAATGGCGAAACCAGCCGCAAAACCATTGTGGATTTAGCAGTTCCAAATGATACGGCTGCCGAGATACTAGAGCAGTTTCCGGTAAATTACATTGAAGTAAATTCATTAAACGAAGTAGCTAAAAAGAATTTGCAAGAACGTTACCATGAGTTGTCGCACGCTGAAAAAATTATAGCTCAAAATACCGACGAGTTTTTGCCAATGTTGAAACAGCGCCGAATTGAAGTAGCTATGCGCCAGGTTCCTGAAAAAATTAAGGAAATCAAAAATACAGCGCTTAATTCTGTTTTTGCCGATGAGGTAAACAGTATGGATGAGCAATCACGCTTGATTCTGGAAAAAGTAATCAACTATATGGAGAAAAAATACATTAGCGTACCTATGATAATGGCTAAAGAGAT
This region includes:
- a CDS encoding glycoside hydrolase family 31 protein; translation: MDYKVLGNTQQVISHSHQLIIQTPEAEAQVSIYSPTIIRVNITRKPEQQDASFAVIQDPLQEIAYQETEQEITVHTSALQLRISKSPLRFAFYTTDGKLLSQDDERFGTSWQNSRVTNYRKVHADENFLGLGEKVGNLNRRGSSYINWNTDAPDHNSLTDPLYESFPFYIGVHSGLTYGLFLDNPQKSYFDFAASSDNQFMWLGADDGDLNYYFFGAQTVAGIIEDYTWLTGRMEMPPLWTLGYQQCRWSYMSAQEVLEIAEGFRQRQIPADVMYCDIDYMEGFKIFTWNKETFAKPKELIDRLKAMNFKLVTIVDPGIKIEEGYQQYEEGLERDYFATYPNGENYIGEVWPGRCHFPDFFREDVREWWGAAFTALTEPGVSGFWNDMNEPAVWNQNIPPNVMFGDKFMPEVRNVYGMQMARATYDGTRKLLGNQRPFVLTRAAYCGTQRYSAVWTGDNTASDEHLLLGQRLVNSLGLTGMAMVGVDIGGFSGNPTPELMVRWNSLGTYTPIFRNHAIQGADMREPWRYGSENETIIKQAIEQRYRLLPYLYASFYQATQTGMPVSRTLAIDYTHDEYVYWTEYQNQFLFGDALMIAPVVSTHHTAQVYLPAGEWYRLSSGEKFAGGQQYVVDAPLTDLPVFVKAGGIIPMQNVIQSTSEPGDGILQLHIWNGPESTSFVYYEDDGNTYNYERGEYYKRTISFNPHNREIKLSVVEGSFTSKYQQLQVMLHGFDRTEHLTNVALSSEEMYINY
- a CDS encoding gamma-glutamyltransferase family protein; this translates as MKHLSALLLLVLFSISLSAQQTQKPMLYGSSWMAVTGKPMAATAGSMIFQQGGNAVDAACAMLAATCTMWDTLSWGGETQALIYDPKTHKVIAINAMGVAPTGATVNYFKSKGYNFPPEYGPLAATTPGTPGGLIFMLMNYGTMSLKQVLAPAMHMAAGYAIEAQAANTIERDKDMLKQWPYSKKVFLTHAGEKREAPEPGEIFIQQDLLQTLTKMIAAETDALKKGKSRKEALMAAYDRFYKGDIAREFVRGCQEQGGLITLQDLANWKPVQEEPLMVNYKGIDVYKLQQWTQGPMLLQALNILENFDLKSMGYNSPKYIHTVYQAMNLSFADRDFYYGDPQYSKDQPMKGLLSKAYAKQRAALINFDKNDARIGPGDPYPFEGKANPYINLLKSRGFEMDTTRRNFAPKHDLGNNTPKDLYQDRLWRGTTSIEAADKEGWVVSVTPSGGWLPACIAGNTGVGMSQRMQSFVLDSTLNPFNVVTPGKRPRVTLSPSLFLKDGKPFLSAAVQGGDTQDQNLLQFFLDVAEFGMTVQRATEAPNFNTNQLWLSLGGTKTTDREPKPGQILLNSNTPAVIRDELKKMGYTLSFTERTSGPINAVYFDWKHGSLWGGSSNHGEDYGIGW
- a CDS encoding nucleotidyltransferase family protein, translating into MKPTLLILAAGMASRYGSMKQVDGFGPNGETIIDYSIYDAIKAGFGKISFIIREEFAEAFKAKFEPKLQGRVETDYVFQSYDLKPFGIDKEVERSKPWGTAHAVLAARNQINEPFCVINADDFYGYDAFKKMADFLTSEVSDEQYSLIGYQIDKTLSDYGSVSRGVCKVDEKGNMVEINERTEVYFKDGDVFYKDATGENQLAPDTRVSMNFWGFTPAVFKQSEPMFKKFVEANETNPKAEFFIPLVADELIKNGTASFKVIPTANKWFGVTYKEDKPIVQASISELVQNGTYPENLWA
- a CDS encoding M42 family metallopeptidase produces the protein MAEQETNQPQHTPVVTDTSLAFFEKYINNPSPTGFEWEGQKLWLEYIKPYIDNFYVDNYGTAVGVINPEAEYKVVIEAHADEISWFVNYITSDGLIYVIRNGGSDHQIAPSKRVNIHTDNGIVKAVFGWPAIHTRTGGEKEEAPTLKNIFLDCGCTSKEEVEKMGIHVGCVITYEDEFITLNNRYYVGRALDNRAGGFMIAEVARLLKENNKTLPFGLYIVNAVQEEIGLRGAEMIAHRIKPNVAIVTDVTHDTQTPMINKIVQGDLACGRGPVISYAPAVQNNLNKLLIESAQKANIPFQRQASSRSTGTDTDAFAYSNDGVPSALISLPLRYMHTTVEMIHKEDVDNVIRLIYETLLNIEAGQDFRYIK
- a CDS encoding GNAT family N-acetyltransferase, which produces MENLIIEQIRPELTWRLRREVLYPNEPLYAMEMEEDNYGLHFGAFYQDDLVGVISLFQQGTDYQFRKFAVSPSMQNQGVGTAILQHISDFAKSQGGTRLWCNARSTATNFYYKHGFQENGETFTRKGINYLILEKDL
- the hemA gene encoding glutamyl-tRNA reductase, with the translated sequence MKYLKVIAFTHKQVELKDLGKLVICQEHITPILEHVKKRFQIPEMFYLATCNRVEFVMATSEKVDKAFAQEFLNALGIGLCPYYMNTFIDAASIYENQDALNHLLRISCSLESLVVGEKEILAQVRKAYEGCREAGLTGDYLRMVMSCVVKTAKEVYTHTNISRHPISVVSLAYRKLKDLKQCSNSRVLIIGAGETNRNISKYLQKHKYSNFAVFNRTLANAETLAADLNGEAYDLEALKTYNKGFDVIITCTSATQPIITTEIYKTLLNGETSRKTIVDLAVPNDTAAEILEQFPVNYIEVNSLNEVAKKNLQERYHELSHAEKIIAQNTDEFLPMLKQRRIEVAMRQVPEKIKEIKNTALNSVFADEVNSMDEQSRLILEKVINYMEKKYISVPMIMAKEILINSN